In a single window of the Thermoanaerobacterium sp. PSU-2 genome:
- the rpsP gene encoding 30S ribosomal protein S16, producing MAVRIRLKRMGAKKSPFYRFVVADSRSPRDGKFIEEIGYYNPVSNPKEIKIDSEKAIKWLKVGAQPSDTVRALFKKEGIFDKINN from the coding sequence GTGGCAGTCAGGATTAGATTAAAAAGAATGGGTGCGAAAAAGTCACCATTTTACAGATTCGTTGTGGCCGATTCAAGATCACCACGTGATGGTAAGTTTATAGAGGAGATTGGATATTATAATCCAGTATCTAATCCAAAGGAAATTAAAATTGATTCTGAAAAAGCAATAAAGTGGCTAAAAGTAGGTGCACAACCATCTGACACGGTTAGAGCTCTATTCAAAAAAGAAGGTATATTTGATAAAATTAACAATTAA